A single window of Flavobacterium sp. 140616W15 DNA harbors:
- a CDS encoding DNA-3-methyladenine glycosylase I, which produces MEPIRCGWCSASDLYKKYHDEEWGVPVYDDASLFEFLILETFQAGLSWITILNKRENFRIAFDNFDYKKMAQYSEDKIESLLQDTGIIRNKLKIHSAVSNAQAFIKIQEEFGSFSDYIWKFTNGKPIDNNPKTLKDVPATTPLSDAISKDLKKRGFKFVGSTVIYAHMQATGMINDHVEDCWTRTK; this is translated from the coding sequence ATGGAACCAATAAGATGTGGCTGGTGCTCAGCAAGTGATTTATATAAAAAATATCACGATGAAGAATGGGGTGTTCCTGTTTACGACGATGCATCATTATTTGAATTTTTAATTCTAGAAACCTTTCAGGCTGGATTAAGTTGGATAACAATATTAAACAAAAGAGAGAATTTTAGAATTGCTTTTGATAATTTCGATTACAAAAAAATGGCACAATATTCTGAAGATAAAATTGAATCGTTATTACAAGACACAGGAATAATCCGAAACAAATTAAAAATACATTCGGCGGTTAGCAATGCGCAAGCGTTTATAAAAATACAAGAGGAATTTGGAAGTTTCTCTGACTATATCTGGAAATTTACTAATGGAAAACCCATCGACAACAATCCGAAAACCCTAAAAGATGTTCCAGCCACTACTCCACTTTCTGATGCGATTAGCAAAGATTTAAAAAAAAGAGGATTTAAATTTGTAGGCTCAACCGTTATTTATGCACATATGCAAGCTACTGGAATGATCAATGACCATGTCGAAGATTGCTGGACGCGAACAAAATAA
- a CDS encoding lipocalin family protein, with amino-acid sequence MKKNYILILLMVTLSLSISSCSNDDDNNSIESTWEATHEGLIVDGVETLTPISNEGGCDKNTITFLNNGTYTETYSEFNDSECATFSESGTWSKEGNSLTTKYTAYDDDEAVIAEILELNKSTLKLKYIHTDPQGKVVEIYVVVLKRK; translated from the coding sequence ATGAAAAAAAATTACATTTTAATTTTATTAATGGTAACTCTAAGTCTATCTATTTCATCATGCAGTAATGATGATGACAACAATTCTATTGAATCAACTTGGGAAGCTACACATGAAGGATTAATCGTTGATGGTGTAGAGACTTTAACGCCAATTAGCAATGAAGGTGGTTGCGATAAAAACACTATAACATTCCTTAATAATGGTACTTACACAGAAACCTATTCAGAGTTTAATGACTCGGAATGTGCTACTTTTAGTGAAAGTGGAACTTGGTCAAAAGAAGGTAATTCACTAACAACAAAATACACAGCTTATGATGATGACGAAGCTGTTATAGCAGAAATTTTAGAACTAAATAAATCTACACTTAAATTAAAATACATACATACCGACCCTCAAGGAAAAGTAGTAGAAATATACGTTGTAGTATTAAAAAGAAAATAA
- the thiS gene encoding sulfur carrier protein ThiS, with the protein MELKINQQTKQFNTETLSVQALLDLEIPNKQNGIAVAVNNTVVPKLNWNEFHVQETDEILIISATQGG; encoded by the coding sequence ATGGAACTAAAAATCAATCAACAAACCAAACAATTCAATACTGAAACTCTTAGCGTTCAGGCATTGCTCGATCTCGAAATTCCGAACAAACAAAACGGAATTGCCGTTGCCGTAAACAATACTGTCGTTCCAAAACTCAACTGGAACGAATTTCACGTACAAGAAACTGACGAAATTTTAATTATTTCTGCCACTCAAGGTGGATAA